The sequence below is a genomic window from Gossypium hirsutum isolate 1008001.06 chromosome A11, Gossypium_hirsutum_v2.1, whole genome shotgun sequence.
ATAAAGCAACTTTACAACCACCTCATAGTTATTCTATAAAATACTCATAAGTAGCGATTTCATGTATAGCTAGAGAATCAAAGAACGGTTAAATGGTTTATCACCGTCATGGGTGTCTCAATTTCATATCGTTGTCCAGTGTACTCTCTTAAAATAACACTCTCATTCAATCTCATTGCCCTACAAAGATAAAACAAACCACATAGATATATTACAGATAACTGCAAAGCAATACAACTAGAAAAAATTTCAAGCCATATTAATATTCACATAGATATATATTATAAGAGAAACCATGACATACCtttttctgaagctcagaaattGATTCTAACTATAAGTTGATTCTGCAAGTTAAACATTATCAACAACCAAGTTTTGTTGCTGTAGAATTATAAGCAAAAttatatgcatgcatgcataacttCTCGTACAAAAGTAAGATTTGATATTCGAATTTtgagtttattaaaaaaatttaactagaGGGGCAAATTTAAATGCAAGCAGGGACTTGACTCTTCAAAAATGAAACCAAATTTGgtgtctttaaatttttaaattatcagACCGTAAGAGACTCTTGGCTATATCCTCCATGGGGTTTTTGCAAAACTAGAGTACTTAACAGTATCCTACATCTATCAGTgcgtcaaaatttttaaatttgaatgatttCGAGTTAGTCTCTAAgttttttggaattaaaaaaagaaaaaagtataaTTTGTTAGTATAAACATGTACAAGTTTGCTTTCAGAAaacatttgaaaaagaaaaaagggatgCAATTACCATGGACGAATATCACTTCCATTTGCTCGCAATATGTTCTCTCGCATAGACAAACCAGTGTAAAGGAACAATAACCATGCCTGACAAATACATATCATACACTCAGCATTAATTCAAGAAATGCACTACAAGCAAGAAGAGAAGCCTTAAGTTCTCAACTTCAATAAACCAGTAACTTATGCTTTACCTGCTACTTCTGTCATCAATACAAATCTGTACAGTTAAGGGCAAATAAAACCTACAGAACATCATAAGAAACTGTTAAACATAACAAATGCCAAGAGACAAAAGAAATAGCACAATCCAAGCAGAAACCATTGCAGGAAAGGAAATTCCGTGCTCTTTTACTGTAATAGTTTGAAACTGAAATTTCATCTGCTCCGTTGAATAAACCATTAATTTCAAGCTCTACGGAAGAATTAGTTAACAAAGGGTCATCTATGAAAGTCACATTCAATGCAACAACACTATTAACTTGTAGTTGTTTTGGAAGCGACTGCAACAATGAGTCAAGCTTTATTATTCCTTCTTTGATCTTCTT
It includes:
- the LOC107924601 gene encoding uncharacterized protein isoform X1 produces the protein MKWKYSYKAWIVTISDQGTATVEVLGMVVWLKATVINEEGTLKLFLSDYECHVKDISISVDGGASWLYQGFYLPLTVQICIDDRSSRHGYCSFTLVCLCERTYCEQMEVIFVHGNCIPFFFFKCFLKANLYMFILTNYTFFFF